Part of the Marasmius oreades isolate 03SP1 chromosome 5, whole genome shotgun sequence genome is shown below.
CACATGCCCATCGAGCGGCCCTGGCGGCCCGGCTACAAAAGTATCATGGCCAGCTCTCGCACACTGTTGCTTCTCAATGAAGTTCAACGACGGCTTCTGGCTTTTGAAAAACGGTGTAAAAGCAAACTACGCTCTTCAATCTACAAAGGTTGAAAAACTATCCGATGGCTATCAATTGTTCGTCGCTACTCGTCCCATCCGCCATCGAGGTGACTCTTTAGGTGGTAGGTAGCACTTGAGTGGCTATCGTGCGCAGTGATCTTGAGCTCATCTCGTTCTTAGGTCCTGTTTTGACTGTCAAAGTCCATTCTCCCACCGAAGGCGTTATCGGTGTCAAACTCGATCATTTCACCCACATCCCACCCACTCCCAATATTCCTCTATTTCCCAACGACGACCCCATCCCAAATCTTCACCTGTCCAACGATGATACCGGCCACTCTTTGACAACTGCGGGTCTGACCGCCGTCATCACTGAAAACCCTTATACAATCACTTTCAAGTCTCCCGCTGACCGCGTACTCACTTTTGCCGGTCCTAAACATCAAGCCATTTTTGAGGTTCCCTCCAAATGGACCCTCTCGTCTGCTTCGAATAGCTCTTGCGTGTCACAAGACCCCCGCTCAAACCCCAACCCTTCCCCCTTGCCTCCAACCATCCAGTATATAAACTCTGAACTCAATCTCTCCCCTGGTGAACTTATATACGGCTTTGGAGAACAGTTTGGTAATTTTACAAAGAACGGTCAATCCATCAAGATCTGGAATCAGGGTAAGCATTCTCAATCAGTCAAGGCAGACGTCTCACATTCCGTTCTCTCCCAAGACGGCGGAACTTCTAGTGACCAAGCCTACAAATGCGTGCCGTTCTACATCACCAATCGGAACTACGGCGTGTTCATCAATCATCCCGGGgaagtcgaaatcgaagTTGGTAGCGAAAAAATTTCACGCGTCGGCACCTCTGTCGCTGGTTCCAACCTCGAATTCTTTATCATCTATGGCAATACTCCCTTGCAGGTAGGCTCTCCACCCACCGATGAAACCGACAAGTTCTTTTCTCCTTATCTAGATCCTCGAACGATACACTCGTATGACAGGCCGCCCTCCGTACGTCTCCAGATCTGGTTGAAAAGAACGATCAACGCTTAGCAACCTTTTTAGGCTTCTACCCAGCTGGACATTTGGCCTCTGGCTCTCCACCTCATTCTTGACCAACTATGACAACAAAACTGTGTCTGGATTCTTACAAGGCATGCAAGACCACAACACCCCCGTGCGCGTCTTCCATTTTGATTGTTTTTGGATGAAGCAGTACGAATGGTACGTCTCTTGTCCTGTTCACTTGCAAGAACCCGATCTGTCCCGCGCAGGTGTTCCTTTACGTTTGACCCCGAAAACTTTCCAAACCCAAAGGAATACTTGTCTGAGATTAAAGAAAAGTACGGCGTAAAGGTCTGCCTTTGGAGTGAGTCAGCCTCGCAGTGGTTTATGTGTGGTTTAACCTCTCAAACAGTTAACCCATACGTCAGCCAGCTCTCTCCCATTTTTAAAGAAGGTGTCGAGGGTGGCTATTTTATCAAAAGAATGGACGGGACGCCATGGCAGTGAGGTGTTTTCCTCCTAGTTGTTTAGTGCCTCCTCTTAAGCTTTCCAGATGGGACTTGTGGCAACCAGGACTAGCCATCGTGGACTTCACCAACTCCGAGGCGTGCGAATGGTACGGGTCCAAACTCCGTGCGCTCATGGATATTGGTGTCGATTGTTTCAAGGTAAGGCGTGTCTCCCATATGTGACTGGGTGGTTCTAACAAACTTTAACAGACGGATTTCGGTAAGCATTCAATTGAACTTCCCATCGTGATCGTCTCACCACTCCCCCAACCAGCTGAACGCATCCCTCACGCCAACGTCCAATTCCACGACGGATCAGACCCTATTCGGATGCACAACCTATATTCCGTCCTCTACAACGAATACGTCTTCAACCTCATCCAACAACACCGCGGCGAAAACCAAGCAGTTCTCTTCGCCAGATCTTCCTTTGCAGGCGGCCAACGTTTCCCCGTCCACTGGGGTGGGGACTGTGAGTCCACTTGGGAGGCCATGACAGAAGCTATTCATGGATGTCTTTCCTTGACCTTATCCGGGTTTGCATATGCCTCCCATGATATCGGCGGGTTCGAAGGCCACCCTGATCCCGAGATTTACCAAAGATGGGTGGCGTTTGGGCTATTCTCATCTCATTCGAGATTGCATGGCTCGAGTTCGTATCGGGTACCTTGGCAGTATGGGGAGGAGGCAGCGAAGGGTATGGCTAGGTTGCTGGAGGAGAAGCACAGGCTTATGCCTTATCTATATGATTTGGTGCGTAGAATGACTCTATACCACTGGTCGGCGTTACTCATTCAGTCGATGTGACAGGCCATCCAAGCAACCAAAACAGGCTACCCGATCCAACGAGCCATGTTCCTCGAGTTTCCAGATGACCGTACAACCCACCACCTCGATCGTCAATACATGTTCGGTCCTTCTCTCCTCGTAGCTCCAGTTTTCACTCCCCAATCAGAAGAAACAGAGTATTATATACCGAAAGGAAGATGGACATACTACTGGAATCCATCTCGCATCGTGGAAGGTCCAGTATGGGTTAAAGAACGCGTTCCACTGAACGAGATCCCTATTTGGATTCGTCCTAGGACCGTGTTGGTGAGAGGACCACCCGGAGTACGAAGACCGGATTATGCATATGGGGAGAGGGCACATGTTTCGGTGTTTGGTGTGGAGGATGGGGAGAATGTAGATGTGAGAGTACCGGGGGAAGATGGCGAAGGGTATGTGGGTTCGGTTGGGGTGGAACGAAGAGGGGATGAGGTGAAGGTAAAGGTGCTGGAGGGTTCAGTTGATGTTGCTCACGTCGATTTGGATGACGGGAACCTGAGGATGGTGCGAGAATGACGGACGGAGGAGGTGTGCGTACGGGTTTAGGGGAGTGAGGTGCTGGAATGGAGCGCCACCGAAatgtattattattattcttgGTATACATAGCCCACTTatacttcaagcttcaagcttcaagagtCGGACTCAAACTCTTCAATCGCTTTTTCGTGTTTTTCGTGTCTAATTTTGGCCAACTCTCGGTTGTGAGCGGAACGCTTGATGCTCTGTGAACCAACAGATTAGTATCTGAATACCAAAAGAATGATCATCTTACTCACTTCTGCGTGCAGACACCGGTTCACTTCATCCTTGTACCTGTTACACCCGCCCGTAAACTTTTTCCACGTACTGAGATGGCACTGCTCTAACGCTTGGATGAAATCTTTGCAGACTGTTGAATCAAACAACTTTAGAAGGGGGAACGAGTTATAATAATTCCGTACCTATTTTTTTGTCAGAAACAACTGGATGCATcgaggaggaaagaagggaaaaccCGGAGCCAAGGAAGGATGACGGCAACATCAAACCGGGTCTGACTCTCTTTATCGTGATCGAAGTCAATCGGCCCAGGGTCCAGGACGACAAGTTGTTtatcaaccaccaccaccgccctCGCATCCTCTGCAACCATGTCTTCCTTCACTCCTGCCCCCTCAGATGAAATCGCAATCGCTACTATCCGTGCACTAGCTGCAGATATCGTAACTAGAGCCAACTCTGGTCATCCAGGTGCTCCGATGGGGATGGCACCAGTCGCCCATATTCTTTTTACACGGTATGTATTACCCTAGTCGATTTCTTACCTACATCTCTTACTTTTTTTCAGATTCATCAACGCCAACCCAAACCACTCCAAGTGGATCAACAGAGATCGATTTGTTTTGTCGAATGGGTGAGTCCAAGTGATGTACAGACGCGTCGTGTTTCTGATCCTCATACCCAGACACGCGTACGTTTTACTTTTCTTTTTTATCTTTCTGTAGCACCAACCATGATCGGACATAACCCAGATGCGCCCTTCAATATCTTTTGTTGCATCTCTTGGGATATCAGTTATCCATGGACGACCTCAAATCGTTTCGTCAACTCGGATCCAAGACCCCTGGTCATCCCGAAGCAGGCCATACTGATGGCAAGTTTTTCCCCCCGTTTGATCTCTCGCTTTTTGACTCTTATTATCCTACTTATTGATTAGGCATCGAAGTGACCACTGGTCCGTTAGGACAAGGTTTCGCTAATGGTGTTGGTTTGGCGATCGCTCAAGCCCACCTTGCTGCAGTCTACAACAAGGAAGAATTTGAGCTCATCAACAACTACACTTACGGTACGAATTGGATCACTTTAACTTGGGGTCGCAGAAAAAACCTCTTCGATCACGGCCGAACTGACGATTATTGATTGTTTCAAAGTTTTCTGCGGCGATGGCTGTTTGATGGAGGGCGTTTCTAGTGAGGCTGCCAGTATTGCCGGGCATCTTCAACTCGGGAATTTAATTGTGGTATGTTTGCGTCGTCGTTTTCTGAGTCCTTCCAAAGTATTCACGACGTCAGATCTATGATGACAACCGTATGAACGATATCTGTTAACCAAAACGTTCTGGGGCAGCTCTAATCATTATCTGTAAACAGACATTTCTATCGATGGTGACACCGCTGTTGCTTTCACGGAGAACGTAGAACAGCGTTTCAACGCTTATAAATGGCAGGTTCTCCATGTCGACAATGGTGATAGGTGAGTTTTCGTTAGAGGGGGGGAGGCGCTTCTTTCTTGATTTGATCGTTAATCCGTATTTCTTCCTTCCTATTGCTCAGCGATCTTCCCGCCATCTACAATGCCATCCATACCGCTCGTCAGGAGAAGAACAAGCCTACCATTATCCGCCTCCACACGACGATTGGTTTCGGTTCTAAGCTCGAGGGCACTCACGGAGTGCACGGTTCTCGTAAGTACCCAGGTCCTTTGAGCCTCCCAAGTTCAACTGTTCGACCATCCATAGCTCTCAAACCCGACGACATTTCTGCTTTGAAAACCAAATTCGGACTCCCTGCAGACCAGTCCTTCCATGTACCACAGGAGACTTACGACGCGTACGCTGCAGTCGGGGCCCGAGGTAGTACTCTCGAAGCCGAATGGAACAAACTCCTGGATGCCTACGGCCAGAAATACCCCAACGAACACGCTGAATTCACTCGACGAATCCGTGGAGAACTTCCACCTGGTTGGGAAAAGACACTGCCAGTTTACAAACCTTCCGACCCCGCCGTCGCATCAAGAAAACTATCGGAAATTGTGCTCTCTTCTATTTCGGGCGTTCTTCCCGAGTTGATTGGTGGTTCTGCCGATTTGACGGGAAGTAATTTGACTAGGGTTAAGTCCGCGGTTGATTTTCAGCATCCCAGCACCGGTTTGGGTACTTATGCTGGTACTTATATTCGTTACGGAGTTCGTGAACATGGTATGGGTGCCGTGGCCAACGGTATTTCTGCGTATGGTGGTTTCATTCCGTTCGTTGCTACATTCTTGGTGAGCATCCGTGGTGTGACTATGATGTTTTACTGACGTTTTACATGTTTAGAACTTCGTCTCATACGCTGCAGGTGCAGTCAGACTTTCTGCTTTGAGTGGTCATCAGGTCATTTGGGTCGGTGAGTCGTCAAGCCTTTCCTTACGGTTCTTCAACGCTAGTATTTCTAACTTTCTTCAAATAGCCACCCACGACAGCATCGGTTTGGGTGAAGACGGGCCTACTCACCAGCCTATCGAAACCGCCATTCACCTCCGATCCATTCCCAACCTCGCGTTCTGGCGCCCAGCTGACGGAAATGAAACCTCTGCAGCATACTATTACGCTCTCACCACAAAAACGACACCCAGTGTTCTTTCCCTCTCACGCCAAAACCTGCCCAACCTCGAAAACTCTACGATGGAACACGCGCTCAAAGGAGGCTACGTTCTGCACGACgaggagaatgaagaacTTACGATCGTCAGTGCTGGTAGTGAAGTACCGATAGCTGTTGAGGCGGCTGGTAAATTGAAGGCGGCTGGAATTAAGACTCGGGTTGTTAGTATCCCTTGCTCGCATGTGTTTGACCGACAGTCTGCAGAATACAAGCTCAGCGTTCTGCGAAGCGGTGCGCCTATTCTTTCGCTTGAAGCTCTTTCGGTGAGTTCCGTCTGGTTTCATTTTGGGATCATGGGAAGACGATAATAAATCTACCTCATTTCAGACTGCTGGTTGGCAAAAGTACAGTCATGAGGTGAGGCGAACCATCAGGGATCGTTGCTCGGCTCTAGGAGCATACTGACCTATTTTTCAATCAGCAATACGGTCTTGACGGGTGGGGTGCTTCTGGTCCTTACCTCAAGGTATACTCTAAGTTCGGAATCACTGGTGACAGTAAGTCCAGATCCACGCCCGAGGGATTTCACTTCTAAACGACCAAAACATCTATAGATATCGCGCAAGTCGGAAGGAAGGTTGTCGATTTCTACAAGAACAGGGGCGGTGATGTTATTTCGCCGCTTGTCAAGGCTTTCTAAAGGATCCGGTTACTCCTTTGCAGAGGTTAGAAGAAGAATACTAAATTAGATAGAATTGTAAATTACTGGCCCTGTACAAACTAGTTTTGTCAACTTATGACATGTAAATGATGGTGGAGTAAAATCAGGAGGCTCTAAAGACGCTCGGCCTCAATTGAAAACCTGCCTCCTTGTTTTCTGACCGGAAGACTAGTTGTCTTCGGGGTCCATAGTAGCGGGAGTTTCAGGTTCCATATACCTAACTGTATTCTATTTCATTAACTTGTTTGTTCTCGATCATAACTGTGGTTGAAGGTTAACATGTTCGGCTATGCGTTTGCTTGGAGGAAGTCGACATCCTCTTGGGTCACGATTTCAAGGGGCAAGTCGTCTATATTCTAGTGCTGGACGCCCTAAAAATGTCTACTTCCTCCCAACAGCAACGGTATCCCACATCTGTCTCTCGGTATCCTCTTTCACAACTTCGATAACGTGAGGGAGTAAGTATCGCACGTCCTAAGTAGCATGTTATAATTATAAATTTACAGCCGAATGAAATCCTTAACAAACTCACCTCCTCGGGTTTCACCCACTGCTCCTTAGGAAGAGGTGCATGAAGAACGCTGGCTTGTGATGCGCGCTTGAAACGGAAGTTGCGGTCGTAGGTTTCACGGGGAGTCAGGCGAGTAATGGCCTTTGAGAATCCCGATATGACTATTCAAAAAAGACACAGAACACAAAGAGCCAGATACACACCCGTTGAACATCATCACGCTCCTCAATCACTGCAAAAATGCAACCCAATGTTATGATATAAAAATCCGCTGAGAACATAGTGCGACCCGAACGTACACAAGTCGTCGTACTTGAGGCCATACTTCCGGTAGCCAGCTAGATTGGCATACCAATTTGCAAAGGGCGTGAACCACCTAGTAAGGGCCTTGGAGGCAAGAATATTTGAAGCAAGAGAATAACTGAGAGGGCCGTAAACAGGCATTATGAGTAAAGGTTAAGAAATGTTGAACCGTCGTCGATGTCAATCGGACCGTTTCGGAGTCTGTTTGCCCTTATTTGTCAATGGCCTCGTAAAACTGAAGATCTTGATAAAACCCACAGTTCAGAAAACTTTTTTTCGATTCTATCACTACCACCACCCAACGATGTCCAATACCGAGCGTACCTATATTATGGTCAAGGTAACGCGTCTCGATCATGTTATATCGATATATGTTTGATCTACTCCATTTTACAGCCTGACGGGGTTCAGCGCGGGCTCGTTGGCGAGATCATACAGAGATTCGAGAGGAGAGGATTCAAAATGATTGCCCTGAAGATGGTTTGGCCTACTACAGAACTCCTCGAGAAGCGTACTTTCGACATGCTCTAAATCGATCTGCCATCAAAACTAATCCAACTGCACTCACAGACTACGCTGACCTCAAGAACAGGCCTTTCTTCCCCAATTTGATCAAATACATGGCTTCCGGTCCCGTCGTGGCCATTGTCTTGGAAGGGCGCGATGCTGTTGCCACCGGCCGTGTTATGCTCGGTGAAACAGACCCTCTTAAGTCCGCACCTG
Proteins encoded:
- a CDS encoding uncharacterized protein (BUSCO:EOG09265G9U) gives rise to the protein MPVYGPLSYSLASNILASKALTRWFTPFANWYANLAGYRKYGLKYDDLLIEERDDVQRAITRLTPRETYDRNFRFKRASQASVLHAPLPKEQWVKPEEDVRYLLPHVIEVVKEDTERQMWDTVAVGRK
- the TKL1 gene encoding Transketolase, yielding MSSFTPAPSDEIAIATIRALAADIVTRANSGHPGAPMGMAPVAHILFTRFINANPNHSKWINRDRFVLSNGHACALQYLLLHLLGYQLSMDDLKSFRQLGSKTPGHPEAGHTDGIEVTTGPLGQGFANGVGLAIAQAHLAAVYNKEEFELINNYTYVFCGDGCLMEGVSSEAASIAGHLQLGNLIVIYDDNHISIDGDTAVAFTENVEQRFNAYKWQVLHVDNGDSDLPAIYNAIHTARQEKNKPTIIRLHTTIGFGSKLEGTHGVHGSPLKPDDISALKTKFGLPADQSFHVPQETYDAYAAVGARGSTLEAEWNKLLDAYGQKYPNEHAEFTRRIRGELPPGWEKTLPVYKPSDPAVASRKLSEIVLSSISGVLPELIGGSADLTGSNLTRVKSAVDFQHPSTGLGTYAGTYIRYGVREHGMGAVANGISAYGGFIPFVATFLNFVSYAAGAVRLSALSGHQVIWVATHDSIGLGEDGPTHQPIETAIHLRSIPNLAFWRPADGNETSAAYYYALTTKTTPSVLSLSRQNLPNLENSTMEHALKGGYVLHDEENEELTIVSAGSEVPIAVEAAGKLKAAGIKTRVVSIPCSHVFDRQSAEYKLSVLRSGAPILSLEALSTAGWQKYSHEQYGLDGWGASGPYLKVYSKFGITGDNIAQVGRKVVDFYKNRGGDVISPLVKAF
- the NME11 gene encoding Nucleoside diphosphate kinase A 1 (BUSCO:EOG09264YKY), yielding MSNTERTYIMVKPDGVQRGLVGEIIQRFERRGFKMIALKMVWPTTELLEKHYADLKNRPFFPNLIKYMASGPVVAIVLEGRDAVATGRVMLGETDPLKSAPGTIRGDLCLQVGRNICHGSDSVQNAEKEIALWFPEGIVKYTLATENWIFE
- a CDS encoding uncharacterized protein (CAZy:GH31), yielding MKFNDGFWLLKNGVKANYALQSTKVEKLSDGYQLFVATRPIRHRGDSLGGPVLTVKVHSPTEGVIGVKLDHFTHIPPTPNIPLFPNDDPIPNLHLSNDDTGHSLTTAGLTAVITENPYTITFKSPADRVLTFAGPKHQAIFEVPSKWTLSSASNSSCVSQDPRSNPNPSPLPPTIQYINSELNLSPGELIYGFGEQFGNFTKNGQSIKIWNQDGGTSSDQAYKCVPFYITNRNYGVFINHPGEVEIEVGSEKISRVGTSVAGSNLEFFIIYGNTPLQILERYTRMTGRPPLLPSWTFGLWLSTSFLTNYDNKTVSGFLQGMQDHNTPVRVFHFDCFWMKQYEWCSFTFDPENFPNPKEYLSEIKEKYGVKVCLWINPYVSQLSPIFKEGVEGGYFIKRMDGTPWQWDLWQPGLAIVDFTNSEACEWYGSKLRALMDIGVDCFKTDFGKHSIELPIVIVSPLPQPAERIPHANVQFHDGSDPIRMHNLYSVLYNEYVFNLIQQHRGENQAVLFARSSFAGGQRFPVHWGGDCESTWEAMTEAIHGCLSLTLSGFAYASHDIGGFEGHPDPEIYQRWVAFGLFSSHSRLHGSSSYRVPWQYGEEAAKGMARLLEEKHRLMPYLYDLVRRMTLYHWSALLIQSM